AGAACAATAACATACTCAAATCCAATGTGTTGAGCCCATGGATATACTAAGACAACTATAGGACAACTCTGGAGGTATTACAAGAGTATGGATTAGTTAAAACAGTTGCATCACCTAACCATCTAAaactagaaaaagtaaaaaaccTCACTGATGCTGTGTTATGGAGTCCTACATTTGAATAAGCTTTCACCATCTGTGTAGGTAGATACTTTGGCCAAGACTATGAGAAGCAAAGGACCAGAGGGCATCATGAATGGAATTTTAAATTATGATATTTGATTTTTCTGCCCACTCTTTCTACTAGAAATTCTTAATAACCCAAGTATCAATACTATGGATCTAGATTAGTTACTATATTATTTCAGATAATTTTGTTGCCAAGACTAAATTGCCAAGCAACTTGCTCTCTTCAGTAGCTACACTCAAATCCAAATATCACggttcagtttcatgagtttataAACACATATTTAAGTTGTTCAATTCCTTTTCTCAGTTTTTACAGATTTATAAAAATTACATCAAAATGAAAATTAGAAATcacaataattatttaaaatacaaaataattcaaaatatggtgcctccatacacataaaattatagGATGTATGAATATTAGAATTTTCGTAGCTGTTTCTTACAATGTTGGATACTGGGAAGTAAAATGTTCTTGAAACTAACAttcctatttaaaaataaagattagaaGTTAAAATAAGTCCAGTACCACAGTTTGTGTCTGAAAGAATTCACCTGAATGCACAGAGATGGTAAGAATATccattttggttgtgagcctagcctttactggaaacaccagggccaagaagtgggagtgggtggggtaggggagcagggtgtggggggacggtataggggacttttgggatagcatttgaaatgtaaataaagtaaacacctaattaaaagattgggaaaaaaagaaataagtttaTAATAAACATccttgaaagtaaaaaaaaaaaaaaaaaaagaatgtacatTTTGTTCTCAATTCATTCTCCACAGGGTGAGGCCTGaatttgtcttcttttgtttaattttccagattttgaaaatattattttattttgttatttagttTACATTTGAATTAAAACATAATCATATCATTTCTGTCCCTTGCTTTTATGCCCTGAAGCTTCATTTTGATCTTAATTTGTTGAATACTGGAAGTGGTTTTTGGTAGGAATATGGGAGAGTTTGGAATTTTGAACCAGAAAAGGTCTAGCATGCTGTAATTAGGGCTTAATGGATCACTTTGGTGGAAGTTGAGAAGACCAGAGAACTAGGAGAAAATATGAAAAGTAGATGTCTATCtcaagagattttagaaaggaaatacagACATTTGATGGAGCAGTTTtagcagcaattttttttttctgtactgtgGGAGAATCTGGCTATGTCCATGTGTACTAAAGACATGAGTGGGGCTGAATTCAAAGAAATGGATTAAGTTGTTTGATGGAGAAAAATTCAGTCCAGTATAACTTTAATGTTGGACATTGTTATCACCCTGTAGGCTGAAGTTTATAATGGggatgcaaaaagaaaaaaaaagaatttgcagCTTCTGAAAAATAAGAATATGAGTAATGTTAAAGTTGTAGAGAAGTGAGTGCAGAGAAATCATCTgtagttattaaaaaaataagcaaagctaGTTAGAAACTGCATACGTGGCTCtgatacaatggaaaaaatacaTTGAAAACCAATTCCTATTTATCAAcagttttattttacattcaaaatattaaaaatgtgacTGATGGGGCTGAGAATGCAACTAACAGGTTTCCTGCTCAAACCAGCCTCTTAGAGAATATTTTCCCAGGTTCCATTTTCTCATGTAACATTACCAAGACACTCAGAAGCCACTTTGTCTATGGTAGATAAAGCCAGGTTATATGTCAAGTTGGTAGATTAATTCCAATGTATTTGTTCAATTCTTAATTTACAGGCATGCAAAATGTCAGAGgtttggacagaggaagagtataccaaattcaagaacatcaATGAGGTCAGGCATAAATGTCAGGATTTCATTCCTTTAACTTAGCTCTGGAAGGTCTTTGTAGGAAGCTGTGAAGATAAAGCCCAATTTACAGTGGAGATTTTAGGACAATGCAGATGCCAACACAGTGAGATATTTGCCTAAAAATCCTGTAGCTACACTGAAGAGACTTTATTTGCTATAAGCACTAGAAGTGGAGTCCTGGAACTCCAAGTCTCATGGAGTCCTAAGGATGACACTGAAGTACTCCAGATCTGGATATGGAGCTGGCTGTTTTGGTGTTTTCTCTGTTTGGGTTTTGAGTTTTCATTTGTCTTGTCTATTTttgtctagttttgttttgtctattaTTGTTTATCTCCTATTTCTGGTTTTAGAATGGGAATGGTTATTCTGAATGATAGTTTAttggtaatatttttaatttgtaagtattcatATTTAAGAAAGTTTGAGATTCAGAAGAGACTTTATGGACTGTAGGTCATGTTAAAGTTGTTGAGATTTGGGGGTTTTATAAatggactaaatatattttgtatttatattacTATTTTATTGTAGCAGGATtctagaccttagcacaactgctTTCATGATATATGTAACAATCAGGACATAAAACTGAGCATGTAGGCACCATCACTTGCCAATATAAAAGCAAATACCTTATCTATCAAAGTTCTTAATTGTGGGAAAGTCTATAAATGTAGTAACTTTGTTTTTTGGCTACTTTAGTTCTGCTTTTGGCTTACTTTTCTTGTTAACTAAAGTATTTTCATTGAGAATATGGTATTTGTGCTTAAAAGGTCACCCTCAAAATGGTTACACTGGGATCCAGAATGCTCAGTATagtctctgaatgactaataaaAAATTTCTATTGGCTTAAATCTGTGTGCAAGTAGTCTTCACTGGTGGATATCCCACAAAGTTTCTCAAGGCTGCAGTGAAATCCcaagaaaaaaacctcaaagtACCTGGGCTCTTAGAAACGCAGACAATAAGGAAGAATGCAGTGATCAAGGGGCTTCAAGGAGTGCACATTTCTAGATGTTCCAGGTCCCTTGGACTCCTTTTGATCAATCACGGCCTAATGCTTCAAAAGACTCTGAAAGTTACATCCTAGGGGAAAAACAGATTAGAATGTTATCTGCTCTGCCACTTCTGCAGATAAATTCTCACTAAACTACTTATGTGGGATCACAAAACTTTCTGATTTGCTCAGTCTAAGGTATGGTATGACACACCTAgactggacaacctaacattgGATGTCTCAGCCAGATGCCAAAGAACTCTTACCCATGCAGGTATATGAAAGAGAGCCTAACAACCCAGAGAATGCGGGGGAAACTCTGCTTACTGAGGTGCAGCCTGCCGAGGAATGCATTTGAATATCTGATAGTCCTTTTAAATATTTCCAGATGTGTAGAAGTAGTTACAACATGGACTGAAATCCTCAAATAGTAGCCTAAAATCTTCTGGAAATGGTTTCCTCACTAGGCATCTTCCTACAGTGGGGTCCAACAATGGTCTGACGCTCATAGCCCAAACTTCTTGATTAGCAACCAAAGATTTAGACacagaaaaaaagttttattGTATACACAATTctaaaaattataggaaaaaacCTAGTCTAGTAACTGATACATAGATCTCTTTCCTCTGTTTTGCTTTATGCCTGATGTGCTTCATATAGGGATGGATTTACGCACTATGAGATTGTGATGGAAAACCTTCATTTCTTTCATAGCTCTTAGACATGGATTTGGCAAAACTCCTCAATTATTCCTTTCTTATGTCTGTACAGGTTCTCCAGTCTTCCATAAAGGCTATTCATAGAACTATTCAAGAGACTCAGCCAACAACTAAGTCCATCACCAGTTTCCCCTTATTTGAGCCAACTGAAACCAACTTGTGAAGGATCCTCCTATGTCCACTAAAGGATGCATGTGCTGTGTTGTGaaatattttgtacttttaaaaatatttgagtgtggtttctaatttacattttgacaaaattttaaaaatctgcaaAAACTAAAACATGGAATTGAAAGACTTAAATGTGTTTTAATAAACTCGTGAAACTGAAAGATGTCATTTGGATTTGAACGTAGGTATTAAAAGAGCATGTTGCTATTGTTCTCTATGTTGTGGTAGTTAATGGACATTCAAAGTCTTGCATCTTTATTTCAATCCTTTAGaatcaattttgttttgtttggttttgtttggtttggttttgtttggtttggtttggtttggtttggtttggtttggctttagagacagggtttctctgtagccctggctgtcctggaactcactttatagaccaggctggctttgaactcagaaatctgcctgcctctgcctcctgagtgctgtgattaaaggcatgtgccaccacgcttggcttaaaatcaaattttatgttttcttttcttcttttttatttcgtTTTCAAAGAGGATGGTtaatgttttgttcttttttgatttcttatAAATTACTATATCATcttgaagagaagaaagaatgagacATTGAACATCTGTTTCATTTGGGTTGTGAAAACTATAGATGATTTTGTCCTGTACCAGGTACCAAATGTACTATTTCAGATAATGGAGATAATCTGTATATTTCATGCAGTGTTTCATTATCTCTATTATTATTTCCATGCACTGTCTTGTCCTTCAGCCTGTATCTAATGCTGAATTTTAATTGGGTCCATTCCTACCAGTTCTATGGAAAACATTACCTATCTAAATTACATGTGGGTATTTTGTCCAATTAAAGACTGTGTTCTAACAGTCTTTTATACTCAGGAGGATGCCAATGACTTAGATAAAAGAGAACAAGactagtgactttttaaaaagcaatactggaatttttataaaataaaacttctccaaTCCATTACAAATAGGAGTATTTGACCAAAGTATCTgcaagattttaaatattttaaagtgaacAACACAGAGCTTCATTTTCATCTTTGAGTGAAGAACAATGCCTTGGTAAGTGTACTGAGACCATGGGTGTTACCATGACCTTCCCCTATTATTACTGGGGAATACTCCAGCAATCCCTTGCTTCATTTTTGGAAAGtttatgaagaaaaagaaaaagtaattctATCTACAAGTATGGAATATTTAGGAAAAAATATATGTCATATTTTTCTGAGATACAACCAGTAATTTCCTTAAGAGAATGTGTGAAGAAAAAGTCTATTACTTTAAGAGAAAAGCAATAACAGAACAATCTTGCTATTTTATTTAAGTTTCATTTTAAGTGTGACAGCAATATTGTGGAATATGGCACACTACCAGGTCATACATAAATTATAAAAGTAGATCATTGTGTTTCTGTACCAATTGACAAACACTTcatattttcaaatttcttttatcTATTCCATAGTTACAAAATGTGTACAacattatgtaaacaaattcattatttatactttaaatgtatatcatagtatataatatttatgtattacacacataaaatagatacatattgTCTTGCATAAAATTATGTAATCCTAATCTTAAAAcgttttaaaagacttatttatgtttttgaaattataataaatgTATGTTCTTTCTAGGTTCCCTTTCCTACCTCCAAACTGTCACATATACCCCCCTTGCTATCTTTCAATTTCATaatctcttttttcattaatagatatttcaacaacaacaatacacacacacacatacacacacacacacaaacacatattccTAACACATATGTATGGATATTTTCCTGGCATGAATGTATGCATATCATGTTTATGCAGGTCTCTTGGTTCACTTTGTGCATGCTGGAATCTGAAACCAATTCCTCTGGATGACCAGTAAATGTTCCTAATGACAGAGTTAGTTCTCTAGTCCCTTTCCCAATGGCTAAaaggttgggtttttgttgttgttgttgttgttttttgtttttggttttagttgtttttggCTAGGAGCTGAACCATGAAGTCTTTCCTTAGTgtattttgatatttaatttcactagaaatatatatttaatatatggaaattatatacagtttcttttaaaatttaattttatttataattcattttttacactctattTTCCATTCCCCACCTCTCctcatccaccctccgactgttccatatcccacacctcctccctgccccagtttcttttaaaagaaataaatgatccTTCATGTATCAAGTATACAAATCCACTCATAAATATTGATAAAGAGAATGCTCATTCTCTTTAAACTCACCTTTTAGCATTCCATTTCAAATATGCATGGCTTTCAGTGGAAAaccaggatttttaaaaaatattttaaaataaaagtaatacaaTTTAAAGCAAATTGATGATGAccatttataaaattaaactttATTATTCATAAACATGAAATGATCACCTTTAAGAATGATTTCAAACTTAATTAGATTTCACaagtttaaaaattacatttatagaTGGaacaatattttgttttaaatgtgtctatttttaaatataagaagAATTAGTAAAGACAACATACAACTTATGTTCATAAGGGTTTTGAGGAAGAGCTGTGAGAAGATAATGCACTGGTTTCACAGAAGAAAGTTCTGCCCACTATTCTAAAGATTTCTCTATAGAAACTCATGACTAGGTATCAGATTTTTATGCAGCCACTTGGAGTTTGGTTTATCCGAAAACAAATCCAGAACTGGGAATGCAATGGGGTCTAagattttttaaatgactttcaGTATTTCTAAGTATATTTTTCTCCAAATATCAATATCAGTCTTAAATCATTCAAGTGATTTCCTAGTCAATTCATTCCAGTGTTTCCTCACGTATGAAGACGTGAAATTAATCTACTTGTGAGCATTTCCATCAATGTTATATTTATTATCAGTAAAAGTACCAAAAGTAATATTGGCAAAGCTAGCTTATAACACCTTTGTTGTTCAATAAGTTATAGAAATGCCAGGTAATACATATCTCAATTTGCTCAAGATCTTGTGTGTCATAAATCTAAGTGAAAAGTAAGAAAACAAAGTGCTGGCACATTTTATTACTCCCAGAGGACTCATTCTTTTCTCTAGGCTTATAAGGAACTTGAAGTGTTTCATTAAAGTACACACTTGTCTTTTGCATTCAGTATTTCCTTCATCATTTGTTACTACACACAATGTTGACACGTATATTTGTAcattttttcaagtttttaataatttgaattaaaatgttaaatgcaTCTGTATTATACCACTCTGAAAAGTATGCAAATATCAATATCCATCATTAAAGGAAACATTCAGACCATCAGAGTGTAATATTTTTACTTACAGATTTCTACAGGATTTAAAATATTGCCAGATTGTTTTTGTACATGGATATTTAATTTTGCTAATTAAAAACTGTAATATTAGAATTTTATTAATGCTAACAGATTTTTAAAGAGACCTAGTAAAAGTATTACATTGGTTTTCTAATACCAAATGACTATTCTTTAAAACCTATATACAAAAAATATCCAGACTGTACAAGcttaacaaaaatatatatggGTTTACAAATAATTTATGCAAGCTATAACCACTTGAAAATAGAGAGTATCAACATGAAGAAGAGTAGGACTATATTTAAGGGAGGTTCTTTGGAGGGAGAAATGCAGTTACAAtgtaatattaaaacaaaaattaagaccaaaaaacaaacaatacagaaGACCAATGAGGTACTGCAggtacctttattttattttatttttttggatgaTTGCTCCAGAAAAAGTTTCCAATAGTATGTTCAATGGAGGTGGTAAAAACAAGAGTGTCAATTTTTCTTTGTATCAAACCTTGGAGAATATTTTATACTTTCACAGTACAAATAATACCTTGTATAGAAGATTAAAAGCTTCATAAAGGGATGGTATTGAATATTATACAATGTTTTCTGCATTTGTCAACATTGGCATATGATTTTTATCTTCACTTCTATTAGTATGTCAAGAACATTGACTGCCTATGTTGAAATTTTCTCCAAAGCAAGGATAAACTAAATTTGATGAAGATGTCTGATGTGTTTAATGCACTAAATATAAGATCTGTAAATAACTTGTTTACTATTTAAAATTGTTCAAAATTATTCGCtggcattcattttatttttgtggcaTTTTCTTGCTTTGGTATTTAAGTCTTGACAACATTATCAGTATTACTTCATGAGTTTTTATcattatagaaataaaattttcctCAATTTTATGGAATTTATTCTTGAAACCatgtaatctttaaaatttttaggtTAATAAATTCTTAAACAGTGtcattatttattacttattttctgaAACTAAAGTATCTTCCTACTGTTTGCAAAAAGGTAAGTCTATATAAGATGCATAATTTTGGAAATCAATTCACATTTGATTATTGAACTTGTTGGCATACATGTATTAAccttagttctttttattttggtgCTATCATTTTGATTATTCTTTCAATAATATAAATACTATTACATCATtcccctatttttattttctcgcTGTAGGCATTTCTATGTCCCCTCACTCCACCCCCTTGTATATCCCTCTACTCTCAAATTGAtgccattttctttattattacatacatgcacattcaactatacacacacacaaacacactcatatataaatacacatatacacacacaaccatatatatatacatatatatatatatatgaacaaataTAGAAGCATAGCCTGAAAAAGTCGTATACTTTGTTCATTGTGTTTATATGGTCTCAGGGAGTTTCATCTTAGTAGCAGCTAGTGCTCATTAATCACTCAGTAATCATTAGTTGATGTAACAtcattttaatatcttttaataattctatttatataacttgtatatttttcattatttttattagtttattgcttttaaagtttttataaaaTTCAATCTTTGTGTTTCTTCTCTAACATTATTTAATGGTggtagtttattattattaactgTCTTTTAGTAATGAATTTGCTGACTACAATAATTGTCATACTATTCTTTGACTTGATTGTTTTCTAAGttgtttcttatttcttctttaatatatctttaaaatgtaatttatagatatttagcattttttttctattttgccatCTACTTCTTATTAATTTTGGAGTTGGAACGGAATATGGATTAATTTGATTTGTCTTTTAACTTAAAACTTATTTTGCCTCTACATATGATGTAACAGACTTGTTTCACTAAGTATAATATTGTCCAGGACCATCCATACTGTTATACACAGATGAAAGGTGGAAGGCAGGTGTCTTCAGACTAGTGATTACCAGGCTAAGTAACTGAAGAATTGTATTTATAGAGAATACTTTGTGTGCATTTATActgatttttttcatgattttttaaatatattctctTAGATTCTATTGGTGTATAGTGTTCACACTTAtgaattttaaattgaatttcaaTAGGATTGAAGGCTGAATATcaaaatcttttaaatattttcattaggatatttatttaaaatcttcCAGTTTCTTTGATAATCAGATGCTAAGATGTTGAAAGCACAGATATCTGTAATTTTAATTAGATCCTTTTGGTGCCTTTTTATTTGGTAATAATCTTTGATTCTAGTAATGTCTTTTTTATTTCGCAAAGATAttctattataaatatattctaaACAGTTGGGAGGCAATTCATCTACTGACAAAACATGTATTCAGTATCTTTCTtacaaaaaaaactcaaaaatgtGTTAGGTGGCCTGttctttaatttagttttatttttaatcatacagCTCACTTTGTCAGCATTTTAGACTGTGATCTTGATGGATATCTGTCAGATATAGTATAGTACAGATATGATCTATTCAATAGATGCCATTCTAATTTATCTACTTGGAATAATAATTTTGTTCTCTCTGCATTTGACAAAACACTTTAATACCATTTTAGATAAATTATTCAAGTAAGAATTACATTGCTCAATGTTCATTAGTTCACATCTCTaagtaatgttttctttttcttttttattctgttttgttttggtttgttttgctttggtttggttttttgagacagggtttttctctatagccctggctgtgctggaactcactctgtagaccaggctggccttaaactcagaaatctgtctgcctctgcctcccaagtgctgggattaaaggcgtgtgccaccactgcccagttaagTAATGTTTTCTTTAACCTTTGTGAATTTCATTCTGTTAGAATTTTGAAGTTgccaaaataaattattaaatatatgtatctCTTTCAATGGAAAAGAGTAACAGTCTCTATCTCATCACTTGCCATTGCTTTTTTAATTGCCTCTGCCTTTTTAATAGCCACATTAAGCTGTTTTGTCTAATTAATTTTATCacattttataacatttataatatataaaattttatacccTTAATGTGTTATAACGTGTAGAATCATTAATGGTTCTCATGAGGAATTGATAAAAAGTGTTAGCTTATTTCACTAAGCTAATGAAATTTACCTTTAATTTCAAGCAGTTTGAACTCTTCACATTAACACTCCTATACTTGATCATAAATTTTAGAACTCAGTGTTTTTATACCATGCATTTTCTGGGAACTTGACAGTTAATCACAACTAGGAAACCATGGTGTGGGATTCCATACTGCAGTTTGACATCAGTTACACTTGAGTAGAACTGTTAAAAACACAAAAGCTATCATGCATGGTATCATGGTTAGCTTTATGTACATCTTTGTTCTAGGATTCAGCTAGCAGAGCAATATTTCAGGTGTTACTGTGGATGTGTATGAATATGCTATTCATAAATCCAAATAATCAGTTTTAAGAGATTGAAATCATCATCTATAATGTGAGTTAATTTCTAGAAATCCCAAGGTTTCTCCAAAAAGAGAAAATTCTGTGTCAAGCATGTGAAGTTAACTCCAGGCAAATGGCCTATTCTGAAAGTCTTCCGCACACACTTCTAATTTGAtcatctttatttctctttcctagtctgtctttttatgccATTGTCTCTCACATTCACTGATTTCTAACATCCCtccctatatgtatgtgtgtgtgtatgaaataatcaaagaatataaatgcatttcatatgtaaatgcatatatgataataaatacataaacagttTTACAAATAATCCACATGTTAAATGTCTCTGGGCATTCCTAACTGGTGTAGATAGGTTATCTAGAAGAGGAACTTAGattatataactttatattaaaCAACCTAATATTTATTAAGATGAGAGTATTCATGTAGCAACCATTGTTAAAGAAATTAACTGTAAGTGTTTAACATCAGACCATTTGACAGACAGCCACATATATGTATTAACAACTAAGCATACTAAAACataggcaaataaaaataaaatacttgattTTTTACACATAAAGTCTGGTATacagaacaaaaataaacttttaaaagaaatgctAGTGATTTATCAATTAATTTTAGTTATTGTCAATTACTGCTTTTCTCTTCCAGATAAACCTGTACTTTGAGACTATGATGAATTCTACCATGGTGACTGAGTTCCTCCTGGAGGTTTTTGCTGAGACTTGGGAGCTCAGGGTCCTACTCAGTGTGCTGTTCCTGCTGGTGTACCTGGGCAGCCTGTTCGGGAATCTTACCATCATCATTGTTACTACAGTTGACCAGACCCTGAacacacccatgtacttcttcctcaggAATCTGTCCATCTTAGACATGTGCTATGTTTCTATTACTGTGCCCAATGCCTGTATAAACTCTCTCACTGACCACAGGAACATTTCTGTGACTGGGTGTGCAGCACAgatctttttgttcttcttttgtgCATGTGTAGAGGTTCAGTTTCTCACCATCATGGCTCaggaccgctatgtggccatatGCAAGCCTCTCCTCTACCCTATGATTATGAACCATCAATTCTGTGTTCAGATGACACTGGCTTCCCTACTTACCTCACTTATCCTTTCAGGTATGAACACTTTCAAAACTTTCCAGCTGTCCTTTTGTCACTCAAATGTAGTTCCTCAGTTCTTCTGTGAGCTGCCTGCTTTGCTGAGGCTTACTTGCTCTGacacctttaacaacaaaatcaTACTTCTTCTGACTGCCATTGGCCTTAGTGGTACCTGCTTTACTTTCATTGCCATATCATATGTTCACATATTATCAACTGTCTTGAAAGTTCCTgtcaaaggagagagagggaaagcctTTTCTACCTGTGTCCCTCACATCATTGTAgcatatttgtttctttgttctggtGCCTATGCATATCTAAGACCTCCAGCAATCTCAGAAGTAGTTGAGGATATGACTCTTTCTGTATTTTATACCACTGTTCCTCCATTCTTAAACCCTATTATCTATAgccttagaaacaaacaaataaagaaggcTGTGAAGAAAGTAATATTCAGATTTTTCATagttgaataaaataaagaaaaaatatggacATACAAATCTGCACATGCACATTAAAGctttttttactttatgtacTGGAGAGAtgttttttacattatttatacTACTTataatttcccctccctcttctcatcCTAGTACTTTCCTACTCATTTGTCCTCCCAACTTTATCCCCCCATCCATGTCCTCCCATATGGgcataataaaagttttaaaaataagtttaaagaaataaagaagaagccTTGATGCCAATTATGCGGGAAGAACTTCTAATATTAcccttgagtttgttttcttttggtcatccactgctgggcatgcagcctaCTTTTAATTGTAATTTATTTACTCAATGAGTCTCCCTTGGAGGAAACTACATTTACCCTTAAAAGTGCTTAAATAATTAgaggtttgttgttttgttttgtttgttttgtttttccaggttAGAGATAGgggcatgtgtccacttctcccTTCAACTCTAGGAACCCATCTGGTTAGACCCATGTATACCTATGAATGCTGCATACATTTC
This Mus musculus strain C57BL/6J chromosome 7, GRCm38.p6 C57BL/6J DNA region includes the following protein-coding sequences:
- the Olfr297 gene encoding olfactory receptor 297; the encoded protein is MMNSTMVTEFLLEVFAETWELRVLLSVLFLLVYLGSLFGNLTIIIVTTVDQTLNTPMYFFLRNLSILDMCYVSITVPNACINSLTDHRNISVTGCAAQIFLFFFCACVEVQFLTIMAQDRYVAICKPLLYPMIMNHQFCVQMTLASLLTSLILSGMNTFKTFQLSFCHSNVVPQFFCELPALLRLTCSDTFNNKIILLLTAIGLSGTCFTFIAISYVHILSTVLKVPVKGERGKAFSTCVPHIIVAYLFLCSGAYAYLRPPAISEVVEDMTLSVFYTTVPPFLNPIIYSLRNKQIKKAVKKVIFRFFIVE